The DNA region ATACGCCAGCTCCGCCCGCAGACGGCGGCACCAAGCCCTGATGAGCGCTGCTGAACCGGTCCGACGTCGGAATCCTTGGCTGACCGGCGTCGGAACCATGGCTGGGGTTGGCGCGGCCTGCGTTGCCTACGGAGCCTTGATTGAGCGCAACTGGTTCGATCTTCGCCGAGAGACCGTACCGGTCTTGCCCGCTGGCTCCGCGCCGGTCAGGGTGCTGCACCTTTCGGACATTCATATGGATGTCCGGCAGAAACGCAAAACGGATTGGTTGCAGAGCCTCGCTGATCTGAAACCAGATTTGGTAGTCAATACGGGCGATAACTTGACCAACCCCAAAGCAATTGCGCCGCTCCTCGAAGCGCTGGCTCCTTTGATGGATTTTCCTGGTGTCTTTGTGTCCGGGTCGAATGACTACTACGCCCCGATTCTTAAGAACCCGGCAGTGTATTTGCAGCGCAAGCGGAAAGCGCCAAAAAATCAGCCGATTCATCTGGATACCGCCAGGATGCATGCGGGCTTTGGCGCTGCTGGCTGGGTCGAAATGACCAACCGAAATCAGTCGTTGGCCATCAATGGAATCCGCTTCGACTTCAGCGGCGTGGACGACCCACATCTAAATCGCGAACGCTACGCTGGCTGGCCGATGGGGTCCTCCAGCCAGGATTCGTCCCCCCATGTGAAGATTGCGCTGACACACGCTCCTTATCAGCGCGTATTGGACCATTTCACCGCCGACGGCGCAGATTTTATCCTGGCCGGCCACACTCACGGCGGCCAGCTCTGCATCCCAGGCTACGGAGCTTTGGTGAGCAATTGTGATTTGCCAACCTGGCGCGCCAAAGGCCTCAACGATTGGCAAAGCAACGGGCGTTCGACGCCGGTCAATGTCTCCGGCGGAATCGGGACTTCGCGCTTCGCGCCAGTGCGGTTTGCCTGCCGACCGGAAGCTGTTTTGTTAGAACTAGCCAGCCGCGTTGGGTGACTAGTATCTCATTTGATTGAAATCCGAATCACCTAATCGAAACAGCGCTTTGTACGCTTGACTAAGCAGGCACACGATAATAATCTACTGAAATGATTATTAGGTCGAACTCGTCCTTGAAAAGAATCCTTCTTTCGATTTTCGCTGCGCTGGGCTTGCTCTCAGGCTCGCTAGCATTGGCCTCAGCGGCTAGCGCCGCCTCCTGATATTACTCGAGCTGCTACCATCAAGATCCCCAAAATTCAGGCTGCGGCAATGATGCCATAACGATTGGCTGGGTCCATAGCGGGCTTGAAATTAGGTGGTCTAGGGCATGTCAAGCCACCTGGCTGAGAGTCGCTACTGGTGGAACTTACCATCTTCAAACGTATGATGGAGTATACGGGGGAGGTCATTTTGGATGGGTAAACCCGCGCTCATATTACGTATTTGGCGGACCCACCGCAGGAGCGCCAAACTGGACGGCGATGGCACCCAGGGGAACTGGAGAAGGCGTTAGAGTGGCGACTGGGCCCTACTCCTGGAGCATAATTTTGACACGTCAGCGTCTAAGTCCGGTCAGTTCGTAAAGACGGGAAAAGCCGTCCTTGGATCATGGGAGTCATGCGGTTATGGTCGAGCGGCATCGGGGAACCTCATTCCTTCGGGGCTGGACCTGCGGATCCTAGAGTCAGAGTTGTCGTAACTTCTCCAAATTCGGGTTGATAAGAACCCCTAGCAAGCTCCAGCCATCAATCTCCAAAGATGTCGGAATTGATCCCAGCTACAAATACGCCATGCAAGTTAACCTTGATGGTCCGGCATGTTAGTGACAAGTATGCAAAATCTCATTTAGGTCATAGCCGGTTATGGACCTAGAACGCTAGCTGTCACCAGTATCGAAGAAGAGGCAAATGTCGATGGTCGATGAAAAAGTACTCAAGGCTCAGAAATGGCTGAATTCCAAATACCGTGGTGTAGTCGGATTTGACGTCGTTCCTGAGGACGGGCGGACTGGCTGGCCAACGATCTTCGGGCTCATTCGGGGACTGCAAAATGAGCTGGGCATCTCTCCTTTGGTGGATAGTTTCGGCGCTAACACGACCCGGTTGCTTAACGATTACCTCAATCAACATGGGAATATCGACAAAGACACTCCAAATAAAAATCTCATCTATATCATTCAATGCGCTATGTACTGTAAGGGGTATGAAGCAGGGGATATCGACGGCCAGTTCAGCCTGCAGACTCAGTCTGGGATAATAAACCTCAAGGCCGATATGGGCATACCTGGAAGCAGTAAACTAGACCTAAAAACTTTCAAGAGCCTGCTTAGCATGAATGCCTTCGTTCTTGTACCTGGCGGCCGGTCCGCGATTCGTGAAGTGCAGCAATGGCTTAACTCGAATTTTTCCTCTAGACGCGACTTCGATATCTCCCCCTGTGACGGATACTTTTCACGTGGAGTGCAACAGGCATTGATGCTGGGCATTCAGTTTTCGCTTGGTATGGGTGACGGTGTAGCAACTGGCAACTTGGGACCAGGAACTCGAAACGGAATCAAGTCACAAGGAGTCCTCCAGGTAGGGACTACTGATTCGACTTCCCATATGGTCCAATTGTTCAAAGCTGCAATGATCTTTAACGGTTATGAATCAGGCATTGATTTTGGAAACCGGACGTACACCTCGACTAACGCATCAGCAGTTAGCGATTTTCAAGACTTTGCTTTGCTCCCCAAAACGGGTCAAGGCGATTATCAAACCTGGTGCTCGCTTCTAGTTTCAACTGGTGATCCAGACCGCCTCGGAAAAGCCGCCGACTGCATGACACCTCTCACTGAATCGCTCCGGTGTGTCCGGAGGGTTTCTCAGACGATGAGCCTGTCGGCGGCTGCCGTGCTCTGGTAGTGATTGTAGTAGTGGTTTTCTAGCTCTACTGGTGGGATGTCTCCGCAGTACTGGTAGAGCCTTCGGTGGTTGTACCAATCGGCCCATTCAGCGGTGCCGATTTCGACTTCTTCTAGAGTCCGCCAGGGCTTGCCGGGTTTGATCAGCTCGGTCTTATAAAGCCCGTTGATGGTTTCCGCCAAGACGTTGTCGTAACTATCACCCACAGAACCGATCGAGGGGCGGATACCGGCCTGGGCCAGGCGTTCGGTGAAGGCCAAGGAGGCGTATTGAGCCCCGGCATCGTGATGATGAATCACCCCGGAAATCTCAGCCCCGGCCCGTTCACGACTCCAGATTGCCTGATTAACTGCGTTGAGCACTAGCACGGTGTTCATAGAAGCACTCGCTGACCAGCCCAGGATCCTCCGAGAGTAAGCATCGATCACGAAGGCAACATAGACCCACCCGGACCAGGTCGAAACATAGGTGAAATCATCTACCCATAGCCGATCCGGTGCCGTTGGTGTGAAATCACGGCGGACCAAGTCCTTCGCTCGGGCTGCCTTCGAGTCTTTGATCGTGGTGCGTTTGACCTTGCCACGGACCGCACCCTGTATGCCAAGTAACCCCATGAGCCGTTCTACCGTGCACCTGGCCACCGGCACACCTTCACGGTTCATCGCCAACCAGACTTTCCTGGTGCCGTAAACCCCGTAATTAGCGGCATACACCTTCTGGATCACGGGCTTGAGCACCTCATCACGTTGTTCTCGGTGAGATCGTGTTTTATCCACCCATTCGTAGTACGTGGACGGGGTGGTCTTCACCCCGTCCCAGTAAGCACCTGGCAGATCGACTCGACACCCCACCGCAATCCATTATTCTCGCGGTGACCGGCATGGTCCTTGATGTATTTCACGATCAGTGTTGTGGCGGTCGAGTTCGACCGCGAAAAAAGCTGAAGCACTCCGAAGGATCGCGTTCGCCCGTTTCAGCTCAGCGTTCTCACGCCGTAACCGTTTCAGCTCGGCCGATTCCGTGCTCGTTGTTCCAGTTCTAGTACCAACATCGATCTCGGCTTGCCGGACCCATTTACGCACCGTTTCCGGCACACCCACACCCAAAAGCTGGGCAACTTTTTGCATCGCCGCCCACTCCGAAGACGCACCCTCCATCTCCGCCACCATGCGCACCGTACGATCCTTCAACTCCTGCGGATACCGTGTCGTAGTTTTCCCTGCCATGTCCTGATCCTCTCAAACAAGAAAGTCTCCGGACACGCCGGGGCGATTCAAGAAGCACTAAATGCTTGAGTACCATTCCGCACCGTCGTGGCATTGTGCGCCGCATCGTAGCCATAGGACAACGACGTGGGTCCGGAAGTTTCCGAAGTCACTTCGTTCACCGAGTTATAACTGTATTTCTCCGCGGCGCCCGGCAAGCCCGTTGGCGTTTGCCCGGTTAGTTGATTCGCGTTATCTCTGGCGTACGAAAGGGACGCCAGCGTTATCGATCCTTTGACCAACGCAGAACTGCTCAACTGATCCGCATCATCAAAGACACTATTCACCGCGGTTCCGTTGGGATATCCCAGCGAGGTCACCTGACTGTTGTGGTTGTAGCCAACCGTAATCTTGTTGCCAGAAAAGTCAGTGATTGACTGCAACCGCCCGGCATCGTCGTAGCCCTGCTGAACCGGGGTTTGCTGCCCCGGGTACGCGATGCTCGACTCGTGCCAATCCGCGTCATAGCCATAGAGAACTCGCGCTCCGGCACCATTTCGGTGCGAAAGCAACTCGCCAAAAACGTCATAGGACCAGACGCTTGCCCCGGTGCCGTCGGTAAGGCCAGTTTGCCGCCCGTCCAAGTCATAGCTCACTGCGCTAACGCCTGCTGTGCCATCCGAATATTTCAGCGAAGCCATCCGACCTGCGGAGTCATAGCCAAAGGTGGCTACAACATTTCGGGGATCGGTACTCGGCTTCTTGAGCCCAGCGGGATCGTAAGCAGTCGAAGTCATATGGCCATCAGCATCGGTCAAAGTTATTGCCCGATGCTGCCCGTCATAGCCATATTTCGTGTGCTTGCCTAAACCATCAACCTGTTCCAAGACCTTGCCGGATGCTGTGTAACTGGTGCTGGTGTTACTGCCATCGGCCATTGTGACCGATGTTGCCTGACCAATCGGATCGAAAGTAGTCGTCGTAGTGTGCGAATTGGCATCAGTGTCAGACACTTTTCGACCGTTGGCATCGAAGACAGCGCTCGACTTATGTCCCAGCGCATCAATGACGCTGGTCTGTAAACCCCACGCGTTGAAACCGAAGCTGGTGCAACCCTTTGCTGGCGGCGAACAACCAGCGGCAACTCCAGCAGCGAAACCTTCCGGCGTCACCATCGAGGTGCGACGCCCCGTAAGGGTGTCGTAGCGGAACAAGGTCTTGTTCCCCAATGGATCGGTATTACTCACCACATCACCAAAGTTGTCATAGCCCGACGTCGAAGACTTCCCCAGCGCGTCAGTGGTCGAAGTACGTTCGCTGGGGTGAGCAGCATCGGCATAGTCGAATTTAGTCACCCGCACATCCGGATTGCCGACCGTGCCGGTGGAATTTCCGACGTCGGTCCCCAACGCTGTATCGCTCAGCGAGACCTGCGAAGGCATGCCGGCGGCGGTGTACGTGGTCGCTGAACGCAGACCAGAGGGTGAAACGCTCAGCACATTGTGCCCGGCGTCGTCATAAGCCATCGGGGTGGTATTTCCGGCCGGGTCTGAGCTGGAGACCTTATTGCCGTGATCGTCATAAGCAAACGTCTGAGTATGGCCGTCAGGATCCCGGCTAGTTGAAATACCCAGGGAAATCGGATCATAGGTGTACGTCCACGTACCAGCGTCCGCCGTCGACCAACCTTTAGTCTCGCTGGTGAGCAAGCCATTGGCGTCGTAGCTGTCTAGAGTCTTATGCCCCGCCGGGTCAGTGACCAAGGTCTGACCGGCCACCAGATTATTTGCCGAATCCGGACCGTAGACAAACTTTGTTACCTGGCCAATGGCATCAGTTTGGCTTGTCACTCGTTCTTGCCCGTCGTACACCATCGACGTCACCGGAGCCGGGGTGGCGCTCTTGCCGAAGTTGGCCGGCTTCGTCATTGAGGTGATCAGGTCTGCAGCCGAATAACCGAAAACTGCGTGGTCATCGTCGCTTCGCGACGTACCGACCCCGTAAACATCAGTGAGGTTGCCACTCGCGTCGTAGCCGTAATCCACCTCGCGATTAGCCGGATCTTTCACACTGGTTATGTGACCAGCAGCCCAGCCGAAGGTGTAGCTGCGTCCAGCCGGATCAGTCACTTGATTCAACAGCCCGGCCGAGTCATAGCTCAGTTTCGTCCAATAAGCGGGACTTGCCTTAGTGCCAGCAAGATCTGTCTCTTGGCTAAATCGGCCCGTGCTGGCGTCAAAAGTAAAGAACGAGGTTCCGCGGCGCGCATAGCTATAAGTGGACCCGCTCTTGCTAAGTGTGGCGTCAAAGCGCGGCGCAGCGGTCGTGTACGTGGAACCAGAAAGCTTGAATGCCACCTGCGAACCGTCTTCTTGATGAATGACGACGTCGCCGTTCGCCGCAGTCGTCGCGGAAAGCCCGTATGAATAACTCCAGCCCCAACCAAACGGTCCGTTCTGCGCGAGCGTCTTATTCGGCCCATTCGGATCAGCCACGGCCGAAGCATAGGAACGGCTCAAGTTCAGCGCCATTCCATTCCCAGGGGTGCTCAAGTCAGTGATGCTTTCACCAAAGTAGCCGGTCTGCGTACGCACTGGGTCACCAGCGGTACGTTGCACACAACCACAGTTAACGAATGCAGGATTTGATCCCTTTGGCGCGTCCTGAATTCCTTGCGGGCCGCCAATTGGCGTTCCCGGTGAGCCACCCATCGGGATAAAAGCCACAGCGTCATAGGCGACGTCGAAGATTCCGCCGTCCATATTGCTGGCATTGTCCAGGCTGATACTGCCGCCATTTTGCATCGCGAAAGTGCCGATAGTCGCCCACTGTTCCGAGCCCCAATCCTGATTCACTCTGATCTTCCAGGGCGCCACACCACCGCCAGGATTAATGGTGTAGACCACGTCGGTTGCGGTTGCCCCTGCTTCCGGTAGGTGCAGCTTGATCTTGTAATACTGCAAACTTGGCAAGTTCGGTGTCCAGGTACCTTTATCGATCACCGCAGTATCCGACGCCGATTCGGTGTGCGTAAACAGAATTCGGCCACCGAATCCAACGCCTAGTTGATGCATATCGATCTGCCCCACCGTGACGCCTTGCGCTTTCTTACCGTAATCCATCGTGAAATTACCATTGCTGGACCAGTTGATCTGACCGCAGCCAGCAATATGTAACGGTGGTGAAGGTTCATCATCAACAATGATCGGCGCGCCGCCCGGCCCGCTGGGAACTGTCGGGCCCAATGAACAAGTAGGCGGATGCGGATCGGCGTGACTTGGCTCGGTCGTCCCAGCGCCATAGTCATAAGCAGAGGTCGCGCACGACGTCGCACAATCGCTTACCCAGGTGACCGGCTTGTGCCACCAGCACTCATAGTCCGACAGCGAACAGTATGAACCGCTGGCGTCGTTGGGATTGCAGTGATTACTGTCATCACACATTGCGTTAACACTTGGGATCTTGACCCAGGAACTCCCGTGATAATCCGGGGTGCCATAGCCAAAATAGCCATAGCGGATGATCGGGCTAGCCATCCAGCCCAATACCCGCTCCTGATACGGCCAGTCGCCCGGGTGCGCCGCGTCAGCGTAAGTACTTTGCAGGAAAGGTTTACGGTTCGGCGGATAGGCCGGATTGCGCGGGTTGTTGCTCCAGCCCAACCCCCAGGTGCCATCGGTCCCAGTACAAGTAGCGCTCGGCGTACAACCTGTGGTGTTGCCGTAGGCAGCTGTCGGCTGGATGCCCGAGTTGTAAGCCCACAAGGCAAAATACCAGTTCTCCAACTTTGACGGATCACCGTTGTTGGCGATGATTCCGGATTCGTAGAGTTGGTTCCAGGTGGATTGCAGAATTTCCAGACCGGCGGCAATGTTCTCCTGGTAATCCGCCGCGATTTTCATCTGGCCGTGATGCGAGAACGAACCATCGCCGGCGCGCATGCCGGTGGTGACCTGCGCCAGGCCGTAGCCACAATCCGCGTTCGGGTAATCGATCTGATCAATGGAACCAGCGACGCCGTAATAGTTGGCGATCAGCGGATCAGCAGGAACGCTAGGCAGCGCATGCCAGGACGCCTGGTTGAAGTTGGATTCTTGAGCTAGAATGCCCAGCATTACTGATCTGGGAACTAGATCGGTTGTTCCAGCCGGGTGGTCAAGTGAGATCGGCGGAAAGTCATCACTCGGTGAGTACGGCACTAAGCCCATATTCTCGAAATTCTGCGGCCTCGCGTAGGCAGAGCC from Renibacterium salmoninarum ATCC 33209 includes:
- a CDS encoding metallophosphoesterase, whose product is MSAAEPVRRRNPWLTGVGTMAGVGAACVAYGALIERNWFDLRRETVPVLPAGSAPVRVLHLSDIHMDVRQKRKTDWLQSLADLKPDLVVNTGDNLTNPKAIAPLLEALAPLMDFPGVFVSGSNDYYAPILKNPAVYLQRKRKAPKNQPIHLDTARMHAGFGAAGWVEMTNRNQSLAINGIRFDFSGVDDPHLNRERYAGWPMGSSSQDSSPHVKIALTHAPYQRVLDHFTADGADFILAGHTHGGQLCIPGYGALVSNCDLPTWRAKGLNDWQSNGRSTPVNVSGGIGTSRFAPVRFACRPEAVLLELASRVG
- a CDS encoding DUF6531 domain-containing protein, whose translation is MALSPNSVEIATGNVLPIASGVALKYFSPACDDVDGAVFSVYLGENQQSTELLSVDLANATISARAIAQGEVTSAVESSGSFIGVMGNELISLPHSSTDHKPVLPTKLAGVAGAAFNLRPNRAGMIDFLTTTPDNAKTSLFRWNGKTVEALGQGETATVGLFGGRNGKNVVSGVDANAPGVKTVNPAQQGQSMASSSLDGDAIVFPLPTDHLDKPSSTTAATVPQATRMVSTATGKYVDQKYDQTATKVFTEASAEIPAGVADDGNNAERNTIAPKGSKLFAPDAQKLSTDAAPEQKSSQSLANDAPICSVARLDPAMQVMQPSNSQVTWAAQMAEQGLLTGSAYARPQNFENMGLVPYSPSDDFPPISLDHPAGTTDLVPRSVMLGILAQESNFNQASWHALPSVPADPLIANYYGVAGSIDQIDYPNADCGYGLAQVTTGMRAGDGSFSHHGQMKIAADYQENIAAGLEILQSTWNQLYESGIIANNGDPSKLENWYFALWAYNSGIQPTAAYGNTTGCTPSATCTGTDGTWGLGWSNNPRNPAYPPNRKPFLQSTYADAAHPGDWPYQERVLGWMASPIIRYGYFGYGTPDYHGSSWVKIPSVNAMCDDSNHCNPNDASGSYCSLSDYECWWHKPVTWVSDCATSCATSAYDYGAGTTEPSHADPHPPTCSLGPTVPSGPGGAPIIVDDEPSPPLHIAGCGQINWSSNGNFTMDYGKKAQGVTVGQIDMHQLGVGFGGRILFTHTESASDTAVIDKGTWTPNLPSLQYYKIKLHLPEAGATATDVVYTINPGGGVAPWKIRVNQDWGSEQWATIGTFAMQNGGSISLDNASNMDGGIFDVAYDAVAFIPMGGSPGTPIGGPQGIQDAPKGSNPAFVNCGCVQRTAGDPVRTQTGYFGESITDLSTPGNGMALNLSRSYASAVADPNGPNKTLAQNGPFGWGWSYSYGLSATTAANGDVVIHQEDGSQVAFKLSGSTYTTAAPRFDATLSKSGSTYSYARRGTSFFTFDASTGRFSQETDLAGTKASPAYWTKLSYDSAGLLNQVTDPAGRSYTFGWAAGHITSVKDPANREVDYGYDASGNLTDVYGVGTSRSDDDHAVFGYSAADLITSMTKPANFGKSATPAPVTSMVYDGQERVTSQTDAIGQVTKFVYGPDSANNLVAGQTLVTDPAGHKTLDSYDANGLLTSETKGWSTADAGTWTYTYDPISLGISTSRDPDGHTQTFAYDDHGNKVSSSDPAGNTTPMAYDDAGHNVLSVSPSGLRSATTYTAAGMPSQVSLSDTALGTDVGNSTGTVGNPDVRVTKFDYADAAHPSERTSTTDALGKSSTSGYDNFGDVVSNTDPLGNKTLFRYDTLTGRRTSMVTPEGFAAGVAAGCSPPAKGCTSFGFNAWGLQTSVIDALGHKSSAVFDANGRKVSDTDANSHTTTTTFDPIGQATSVTMADGSNTSTSYTASGKVLEQVDGLGKHTKYGYDGQHRAITLTDADGHMTSTAYDPAGLKKPSTDPRNVVATFGYDSAGRMASLKYSDGTAGVSAVSYDLDGRQTGLTDGTGASVWSYDVFGELLSHRNGAGARVLYGYDADWHESSIAYPGQQTPVQQGYDDAGRLQSITDFSGNKITVGYNHNSQVTSLGYPNGTAVNSVFDDADQLSSSALVKGSITLASLSYARDNANQLTGQTPTGLPGAAEKYSYNSVNEVTSETSGPTSLSYGYDAAHNATTVRNGTQAFSAS